Proteins encoded together in one Rossellomorea sp. y25 window:
- the fliL gene encoding flagellar basal body-associated protein FliL, with amino-acid sequence MKNKALTIMMILLVTITLVGVIALVVILKFSGDEETKEPSIEEVIENSVDIPETTTNLMSNDFIRISFKIQTDSKKAKSELEKRNFQVNNIIIEELSELKAEELQGKKGKELIETRVKDKVNSLMQEGMVERVYITSMMIQ; translated from the coding sequence TTGAAGAATAAAGCCCTGACAATCATGATGATCTTGTTGGTTACGATTACGCTTGTCGGTGTGATTGCGTTAGTTGTCATTCTGAAGTTTTCAGGAGATGAAGAAACGAAGGAGCCTTCCATTGAAGAAGTGATCGAAAACTCCGTGGATATCCCTGAGACGACTACCAATTTAATGAGCAATGATTTTATTCGTATTTCCTTTAAGATTCAAACGGATAGTAAAAAAGCGAAAAGTGAGTTGGAAAAGAGAAATTTTCAAGTGAATAACATCATCATAGAAGAGCTTTCAGAATTGAAAGCAGAAGAACTGCAAGGGAAAAAAGGGAAAGAATTGATCGAAACAAGGGTAAAAGACAAAGTGAACTCCCTTATGCAAGAAGGAATGGTAGAAAGAGTCTATATCACCTCTATGATGATTCAATAA
- the fliP gene encoding flagellar type III secretion system pore protein FliP (The bacterial flagellar biogenesis protein FliP forms a type III secretion system (T3SS)-type pore required for flagellar assembly.) yields the protein MNEFMEFFNSSSADNVSTSVKLLLLFTVLSLAPSILILMTSFTRIMIVLSFVRTSLATQQMPPNQVLIGISLFLTFFIMAPTFQEVNDEALTPLFNEEINLEEAYEKASIPFKEFMSKHTRQKDLELFLQYSGAERPESVEDIPLTSLVPAFALSEIKTAFQIGFMIFIPFLVIDMVVASVLMSMGMMMLPPVMISLPFKILLFVLVDGWYLVIKSLLQSF from the coding sequence ATGAATGAATTCATGGAGTTTTTTAATAGTAGTTCTGCTGATAATGTATCGACAAGCGTAAAGCTGCTATTATTATTTACCGTCCTTTCACTGGCACCCAGTATTCTGATATTAATGACATCTTTCACCCGGATCATGATTGTCCTGTCCTTTGTCAGAACTTCTCTCGCCACTCAGCAAATGCCACCCAACCAGGTATTGATTGGAATTTCATTATTTCTTACGTTCTTTATCATGGCTCCAACTTTTCAAGAGGTAAACGATGAAGCATTGACCCCTCTTTTTAATGAAGAGATTAATCTTGAAGAAGCTTACGAAAAGGCTTCGATTCCGTTTAAAGAATTTATGAGTAAGCACACAAGACAAAAGGATCTAGAGTTGTTTTTACAGTATTCCGGGGCAGAACGGCCGGAGTCTGTGGAAGACATACCTCTTACATCCCTAGTGCCGGCATTTGCGTTAAGTGAAATCAAGACGGCTTTTCAAATAGGATTTATGATCTTTATTCCTTTCTTAGTCATCGACATGGTGGTAGCAAGTGTCTTGATGTCCATGGGGATGATGATGCTCCCTCCTGTAATGATTTCCTTGCCGTTCAAGATTTTACTGTTTGTGTTAGTGGATGGCTGGTATTTAGTAATAAAATCTCTTTTACAAAGTTTCTAA
- the fliM gene encoding flagellar motor switch protein FliM, which yields MASEILSQSEIDALLSALNTGEMSADDFKKEEEEKKVKVYDFKRALRFSKDQIRSLTRIHENFARILTTYFSAQLRTYVQINVASADQIPYEEFIRSVPKMTILNVYELPPLDGRILMEINPNIAYSMMDRVMGGRGVSVNKVENLTEIETRIMSQLFEKAFENLREAWSTVADVDPFFAEFEVNPQFLQMVSPNETVVVISLNTTIGETSGMINICIPHVVLEPILPKLSGSYWMESKRKESKPEETAHLEKRIKKAQVPIVAELGRSDISIEEFLMLDIGDVIEMNTRIDDPLTIRVGEIPKFTAQPGKSNKKLAVQILDSLKGGDDDDE from the coding sequence ATGGCTAGTGAAATTTTATCTCAAAGTGAAATCGATGCTCTGTTGTCTGCTCTCAATACGGGAGAGATGAGCGCAGATGATTTCAAAAAAGAAGAAGAAGAGAAAAAAGTGAAAGTGTACGATTTTAAGAGAGCTTTACGGTTTTCGAAGGATCAAATCCGAAGTTTAACGAGAATTCACGAAAACTTCGCCCGTATCTTGACTACCTACTTCTCTGCCCAACTAAGAACGTACGTTCAAATAAACGTGGCATCTGCTGACCAAATCCCATATGAGGAATTTATCCGTTCCGTTCCGAAAATGACGATTTTAAATGTCTATGAATTGCCTCCATTGGATGGAAGAATCCTCATGGAAATCAACCCTAATATCGCTTATTCGATGATGGATCGGGTGATGGGTGGAAGAGGAGTCAGTGTTAACAAAGTAGAGAATTTAACGGAAATTGAAACAAGGATCATGAGTCAGCTCTTTGAAAAGGCGTTTGAGAATTTAAGGGAAGCCTGGAGTACTGTGGCGGATGTAGATCCGTTTTTTGCAGAATTTGAAGTGAATCCGCAATTCCTTCAAATGGTGTCACCAAATGAAACGGTTGTGGTTATTTCATTAAATACAACGATTGGTGAAACAAGTGGAATGATTAACATCTGTATTCCGCACGTTGTCCTGGAGCCGATCCTTCCGAAATTATCAGGAAGCTATTGGATGGAAAGCAAACGGAAAGAGAGTAAGCCGGAAGAAACGGCACATCTTGAAAAAAGAATCAAGAAAGCCCAAGTACCAATTGTAGCTGAATTAGGACGTTCTGATATTTCAATTGAAGAGTTCCTTATGCTGGATATAGGTGACGTAATAGAAATGAACACCCGAATCGATGATCCTTTAACGATCAGAGTGGGTGAAATTCCCAAATTTACTGCTCAGCCAGGGAAGTCAAATAAGAAACTGGCGGTACAAATTTTAGATTCCTTGAAGGGGGGAGACGACGATGATGAGTGA
- a CDS encoding response regulator produces the protein MANKILIVDDAAFMRMMIKDILTKNGFDVVGEAADGSQAVDKYKELKPDLVTMDITMPEKDGIAALKEIKGFDSGAKIIMCSAMGQQAMVIDAIQAGAKDFIVKPFQADRVIEAIQKALS, from the coding sequence ATGGCGAATAAAATTCTGATTGTTGATGATGCAGCTTTTATGAGAATGATGATTAAAGATATTTTAACGAAAAATGGGTTCGATGTAGTTGGAGAAGCAGCCGATGGAAGTCAAGCTGTTGATAAATATAAAGAACTGAAACCTGACCTGGTCACAATGGATATTACGATGCCGGAAAAAGATGGTATTGCAGCTTTAAAGGAGATTAAAGGATTCGACTCAGGTGCGAAAATTATCATGTGCTCTGCAATGGGTCAACAAGCAATGGTGATTGATGCCATTCAAGCGGGTGCAAAGGACTTTATCGTTAAACCATTCCAAGCTGATCGTGTCATCGAAGCTATCCAGAAAGCTCTAAGCTAA
- a CDS encoding flagellar biosynthetic protein FliO: MKKFQILVGLIVFIIAANAVNQTAFAEVNNVKDCIEHPEKCNEQQGKEADSSDSGVSTSVTFLDYLKMIVALIFVVALIYFLLKFINQKGRSFQQTKLINHLGGTPLGGNRSVQIVKVGKQVLVLGVGEDIQLLKEIQDEKEKEEILSYYQEAQFPDTKTAVSSWLTKVKGPSPASSKSSFQSQLKSQLEEMSKGRKKMFKDLKNKENHSDE, from the coding sequence TTGAAGAAGTTTCAAATTCTAGTGGGTCTGATCGTTTTCATCATTGCTGCAAATGCTGTAAACCAAACAGCATTTGCGGAAGTGAATAATGTTAAGGACTGCATAGAGCATCCTGAGAAATGCAATGAACAACAAGGTAAAGAGGCGGACAGTTCTGATTCAGGTGTCTCTACCTCGGTTACTTTTTTGGATTATCTTAAAATGATCGTTGCTCTTATCTTTGTAGTTGCACTTATTTATTTTTTATTGAAGTTTATAAATCAAAAAGGAAGATCCTTTCAACAGACGAAATTAATCAATCATTTAGGTGGAACGCCACTCGGGGGCAATCGTTCTGTCCAAATTGTTAAGGTAGGCAAGCAAGTACTTGTACTGGGTGTGGGAGAAGATATTCAGCTACTGAAAGAAATTCAGGATGAAAAAGAAAAAGAAGAGATACTATCCTATTATCAGGAAGCTCAATTTCCCGATACTAAAACAGCCGTTTCCAGTTGGTTGACAAAGGTAAAAGGCCCTTCTCCAGCGTCTTCTAAAAGCTCATTTCAATCACAGTTGAAATCACAGCTTGAGGAAATGAGCAAGGGAAGAAAGAAGATGTTTAAGGATTTAAAGAATAAGGAGAATCATTCAGATGAATGA
- the fliQ gene encoding flagellar biosynthesis protein FliQ — protein MNAESVIAIAERGIYVTLIVSGPLLLLALVVGLVVSIFQATTQIQEQTLAFIPKIVAVLIGIVFFGPWMLTKLVTYTSQIFSDLTRFVG, from the coding sequence ATGAATGCTGAATCTGTTATCGCAATAGCGGAGCGTGGAATATATGTAACCCTCATCGTTTCAGGTCCATTACTGCTGCTGGCCCTCGTAGTCGGGTTGGTCGTCAGTATTTTTCAAGCAACAACACAAATACAAGAACAAACCCTTGCGTTTATACCTAAGATTGTGGCGGTCTTGATCGGAATTGTTTTCTTTGGCCCTTGGATGTTAACGAAGCTTGTGACGTATACCTCACAAATCTTTTCGGATTTAACAAGGTTCGTAGGGTAA
- the fliY gene encoding flagellar motor switch phosphatase FliY: protein MMSDDMLSQDEIDALLRGSAEPEEDTEERKTINSNDYISSIEEDALGEIGNISFGSSATALSTLLNKKVEITTPKVTIINKNYLEEEFPHPYVAIQVQYTEGFSGVNLLVIKQSDASIIADLMLGGDGRNPSGELGEIQLSAVQEAMNQMMGSAATSMSTVFSKKVDISPPSIDLMYIPKGEGEENLPDQDLLVKVSFSLKIGDLIDSSIMQLLPLTFAKSLVDELMNGGATEEVAAAVAPGVDPPTAPQPVPAYSGMYEEPVRTSHQHGSPQHLGGQGVHGETVNVQPATFSHFEPTTLGQQETKNLNMLLDIPLQVTVELGRTNRSVRDILELSSGSIIELDKLAGEPVDILVNSQLMAKGEVVVIDENFGVRITDIVSQSDRIKKLK from the coding sequence ATGATGAGTGATGATATGTTATCACAAGATGAAATTGATGCTCTTCTTCGTGGTTCTGCAGAACCCGAAGAGGACACAGAAGAGCGCAAAACGATAAATAGTAATGACTACATTAGTTCAATTGAAGAGGATGCCTTAGGTGAAATAGGGAACATCTCCTTTGGGAGTTCTGCAACGGCTTTGTCTACTTTGCTTAACAAAAAGGTGGAGATAACGACCCCTAAAGTAACCATCATTAATAAGAATTATTTAGAAGAGGAATTTCCTCATCCATATGTCGCCATTCAGGTTCAATATACTGAAGGATTTTCAGGAGTGAATTTGTTGGTGATCAAACAATCAGATGCATCGATCATCGCTGATTTAATGCTTGGTGGGGATGGAAGGAATCCATCTGGTGAATTGGGTGAAATTCAGCTTAGCGCCGTGCAAGAGGCCATGAATCAAATGATGGGATCTGCTGCAACCTCCATGTCCACGGTATTTAGTAAGAAAGTGGATATTTCCCCACCATCCATCGATCTGATGTACATACCTAAAGGGGAGGGGGAAGAAAACCTTCCTGATCAAGATCTATTAGTGAAGGTATCATTCTCATTGAAAATTGGGGACCTCATTGATTCGAGCATTATGCAGCTGTTGCCCCTAACTTTTGCCAAGAGCCTGGTGGATGAATTAATGAATGGTGGAGCTACTGAAGAAGTTGCAGCCGCGGTTGCACCGGGCGTCGATCCTCCTACTGCTCCACAACCAGTGCCTGCTTATAGCGGTATGTATGAGGAACCTGTCCGTACTTCCCACCAGCACGGGTCTCCTCAACATCTGGGCGGACAAGGCGTGCATGGAGAAACCGTAAATGTACAACCGGCAACGTTTAGTCATTTTGAACCGACAACGCTGGGACAACAGGAAACAAAGAATTTAAATATGTTATTAGACATTCCTCTTCAGGTTACGGTAGAGCTCGGAAGAACGAACCGGTCTGTCAGGGACATACTTGAACTATCATCCGGTTCCATTATAGAGCTTGATAAATTAGCGGGAGAACCGGTTGATATTCTTGTGAACAGCCAATTAATGGCTAAGGGAGAAGTTGTCGTGATAGATGAGAACTTTGGTGTCAGAATTACGGACATCGTAAGTCAAAGTGATCGTATTAAAAAACTTAAATAA
- the fliR gene encoding flagellar biosynthetic protein FliR: MEELVPILSVYLLVFVRVSAFFVTMPLFSYRNIPAQHRIAFSLVLSWVMYYTIDSAAFEINGQYFLLIMKEAMIGLLIGFVAYMIVTAIQIAGGFIDFQMGFAIANVIDPQTGTQSPLMGQYLYTFALLLLLALDGHHLLLDGIFYSYQLIPIDSPWIPFGDERLIDYVISSFNSMFIIAFQMSIPVVATLFLVDVALGIVARTVPQLNVFVVGFPIKIAVAFIVLFIVMGVMFAVMQQLFEMMFVTMRDLMRIIGGT, from the coding sequence ATGGAAGAACTTGTACCTATTCTATCGGTATACTTACTTGTGTTTGTAAGGGTTTCGGCTTTTTTTGTTACAATGCCCCTGTTTTCATACCGTAATATACCTGCACAGCATCGGATCGCTTTCTCGCTTGTACTCTCATGGGTGATGTATTACACGATTGATTCTGCGGCATTTGAAATCAACGGACAATACTTTTTATTGATTATGAAAGAAGCCATGATCGGTCTTCTCATTGGCTTTGTTGCCTATATGATCGTTACGGCCATTCAGATAGCAGGAGGATTCATAGATTTCCAGATGGGGTTTGCCATAGCCAATGTAATCGACCCTCAAACAGGAACCCAAAGCCCCTTGATGGGTCAATATTTATATACCTTTGCGCTTCTTTTGTTGCTTGCCCTGGATGGACATCATTTACTACTGGACGGAATTTTCTATAGTTATCAATTGATTCCCATCGATAGCCCTTGGATTCCATTTGGAGATGAGAGATTAATTGATTATGTTATTTCTTCCTTTAATTCAATGTTTATCATTGCCTTTCAAATGTCGATTCCGGTGGTTGCAACATTATTTTTAGTAGATGTGGCTTTGGGCATTGTCGCCAGGACGGTTCCACAATTAAACGTCTTTGTCGTTGGGTTTCCCATTAAGATTGCCGTTGCCTTTATCGTGTTATTTATTGTAATGGGTGTGATGTTTGCTGTCATGCAGCAGCTATTTGAGATGATGTTTGTAACCATGAGAGATTTAATGAGAATAATTGGAGGCACATAA